In Balneolales bacterium ANBcel1, one genomic interval encodes:
- a CDS encoding polysaccharide biosynthesis tyrosine autokinase, whose translation MSPNEHPHPNGSSNGRYHGELPGTNNTGQPAWQDDDELDVKKLFFTIFRYKWIILACLILGTAAGYFYASSQTPIFRGEGSMLITEDRSRYSMAGSDLGSLLTTSFGIGQSSRLHNELEVIRSRRFAGEIADRLLSDPYQPDGRIWPVLWEEYPEDSTIVDRQRVIHRIREYLTAELKNRDTDVVQITFESPSREEARQVVNLVLDEYYDFSTRQNRVQARSAIEFLEREEAQLRERLAESENRLRDFMSREGVIQLDAQSTRLVQTLSELEAERKSVEVNMVAVNSAIDSYESELEAIRPGLADQFSASRSQRLVRYQFQLAELETEKMLMVSRNPELRENPRLEPSYVRLQDQAEEFRREIRALTADLMEHDERFLGFLDTQGGGVTSRLAEMRQELLQLRVEQSQLDAQARVLDERIADEEQFFDRVPDNMVEMARLQRDMKVQEQLYLTISQQTAELGVWEQTQMGYGRVVDYSVLPISPVSPRVPVLLMIGFIIGGMAGVGYAFVREMTTTEINSIDKLKERKLPVLSVIPDLRPFVKEHYDGRPLVNISGHTISTDMVSVLDSISPTAEAYRRLQSNLIYSQPDKPYRVICASSPSKSEGKTTVMSNLAVTLAESGKRVVLMDCDFRRQRVHKEFGVETIPGVVDYLFDEVPETAIIRPTLVDGVDVIPAGKRTPNPAGISRSAKLGELIDSLKERYDFVLIDAPPYGIITDAAPIMTRADGVLLVTRFNQTREADLDQTIENLRNIRANIIGVVMNAFDHKKATGYYYTSTYYRYAYTDYNAYVEEKS comes from the coding sequence ATGAGTCCGAACGAACACCCTCACCCCAACGGCTCCTCAAACGGCCGCTATCACGGAGAGCTCCCGGGAACCAACAACACCGGACAGCCGGCCTGGCAGGACGATGACGAACTGGATGTAAAGAAGCTTTTCTTTACCATTTTTCGGTACAAATGGATTATTCTGGCCTGCCTGATTCTCGGTACCGCCGCCGGATATTTCTACGCCTCGAGCCAGACCCCCATTTTTCGCGGCGAGGGGAGTATGCTGATCACCGAGGACCGCAGCCGCTACTCCATGGCCGGCAGTGACCTGGGAAGTCTGCTCACCACCAGTTTCGGTATCGGTCAATCGAGCCGGCTCCACAACGAGCTGGAAGTGATCCGGTCACGACGCTTCGCCGGGGAGATTGCCGATAGGCTGCTGTCGGATCCTTACCAGCCGGACGGACGGATATGGCCGGTGCTGTGGGAGGAGTATCCGGAAGATTCAACGATTGTCGACCGGCAGCGGGTGATTCATCGCATACGAGAATACCTGACCGCAGAGTTGAAAAACCGTGATACCGATGTGGTGCAGATCACTTTCGAAAGCCCCTCCCGGGAGGAAGCCCGGCAGGTGGTGAACCTGGTGCTGGATGAATACTACGATTTTTCCACCCGGCAAAACCGCGTACAAGCCCGTTCTGCCATCGAGTTTCTCGAACGGGAGGAGGCCCAGTTGCGAGAACGACTGGCCGAGAGTGAAAACCGTCTGCGCGATTTCATGAGCAGGGAGGGAGTGATTCAGCTGGATGCCCAGTCCACCCGGTTGGTGCAGACCCTCTCCGAACTGGAGGCGGAGCGCAAGTCGGTGGAAGTAAATATGGTGGCGGTCAATTCGGCCATCGACAGTTACGAGAGTGAGCTGGAGGCGATCCGGCCCGGCCTGGCGGACCAGTTCTCGGCGAGCCGTTCCCAGCGGCTGGTGCGGTATCAGTTTCAATTGGCCGAGCTGGAGACCGAGAAAATGCTGATGGTCTCCCGGAATCCGGAATTGCGCGAAAACCCCCGGCTGGAACCGTCCTATGTGCGGCTGCAAGACCAGGCCGAAGAGTTTCGCCGGGAGATCCGCGCCCTTACGGCCGACCTGATGGAGCACGACGAACGTTTTCTGGGTTTTCTGGATACCCAGGGGGGCGGCGTAACCAGCCGCCTGGCGGAGATGCGTCAGGAGCTGTTGCAGCTGCGTGTGGAGCAGAGCCAGCTGGACGCCCAGGCGCGGGTGCTGGATGAACGCATTGCCGATGAGGAGCAGTTCTTCGATCGGGTACCGGATAACATGGTGGAGATGGCCCGCCTGCAACGGGACATGAAGGTGCAGGAGCAACTCTACCTGACCATCTCCCAACAGACGGCGGAGCTGGGGGTGTGGGAACAGACGCAGATGGGCTACGGGCGTGTGGTGGATTATTCGGTTTTACCAATTTCTCCGGTCAGTCCACGGGTACCAGTATTGCTGATGATTGGATTCATAATTGGAGGAATGGCAGGAGTTGGATATGCCTTTGTACGTGAAATGACGACTACCGAGATCAACAGTATCGACAAGCTGAAAGAGCGCAAGCTGCCGGTTCTTTCCGTTATTCCGGATCTGCGCCCGTTTGTGAAGGAGCATTACGATGGCCGGCCGCTGGTGAACATCAGCGGGCATACCATCTCCACGGATATGGTCTCCGTTCTGGATTCCATTTCGCCCACGGCGGAAGCGTACCGGCGGCTTCAGAGCAACCTGATCTACTCGCAGCCCGACAAACCCTACCGGGTGATTTGCGCTTCAAGCCCCAGCAAGTCGGAAGGAAAAACCACGGTGATGTCCAATCTGGCGGTGACCCTGGCCGAATCGGGCAAGCGGGTGGTGCTTATGGACTGCGACTTCCGCCGGCAGCGGGTGCACAAGGAGTTCGGCGTGGAGACTATTCCGGGTGTGGTGGATTATCTGTTTGATGAAGTTCCGGAAACGGCAATTATCCGTCCGACCCTGGTGGACGGAGTGGATGTGATTCCCGCCGGCAAGCGGACGCCCAACCCGGCGGGGATCTCTCGCAGCGCGAAGCTGGGCGAGTTGATCGACAGCCTTAAGGAGAGATACGACTTTGTGTTGATTGACGCGCCGCCCTATGGCATCATCACCGATGCCGCGCCCATTATGACCAGGGCCGACGGAGTGTTGCTGGTTACCCGGTTTAACCAGACCAGGGAGGCGGATCTCGATCAGACTATCGAGAACCTTCGCAATATTCGGGCTAACATTATCGGCGTTGTGATGAACGCGTTTGACCACAAAAAAGCGACCGGTTACTACTATACCAGTACCTACTACCGGTACGCTTACACCGATTACAACGCGTATGTGGAAGAGAAGTCCTGA
- a CDS encoding winged helix-turn-helix domain-containing protein, which translates to MLKFFTNSKNQGYLRGLAEEFGESTNAVRLELNRLSEANLITSETDGRKKVYMANKKHPLYPELKSVARKYLGLDRIQQVVERLGTVERALITGDYAKGIDSGIIDLVIVGSIDSGYLHKLVSKAEKLVDRKIRTLVLNEQEFKRFTKRLDQEKAIELWCSE; encoded by the coding sequence TTGCTGAAGTTTTTCACCAACAGCAAGAATCAGGGGTATTTACGGGGGCTGGCGGAAGAATTTGGGGAATCCACCAACGCGGTACGGCTGGAACTGAACCGATTATCCGAAGCCAACTTGATAACCTCCGAAACGGATGGCCGGAAAAAGGTATATATGGCCAACAAAAAACATCCTCTCTATCCGGAGTTGAAAAGTGTCGCCAGAAAATACCTGGGACTTGACCGGATACAACAGGTTGTTGAGCGACTGGGAACAGTAGAGCGGGCACTCATAACAGGAGACTATGCCAAGGGCATAGATTCCGGAATTATCGATCTGGTTATCGTCGGTAGTATCGACAGTGGTTATCTACACAAACTGGTAAGTAAAGCGGAGAAACTGGTCGACAGGAAAATTCGAACACTTGTTTTAAATGAACAAGAGTTTAAGCGTTTTACAAAACGACTTGATCAGGAAAAGGCTATTGAATTGTGGTGCAGCGAATAA